A single Lactuca sativa cultivar Salinas chromosome 8, Lsat_Salinas_v11, whole genome shotgun sequence DNA region contains:
- the LOC111907681 gene encoding probable pectate lyase 8, with protein sequence MAASLKLFALCSLLLLAIVVSINAVSSEVEKHELQSLVSNSTIADRTSENLDMNKNGDAVDDPEMVASMVGMSIRNGTERRKLGYFSCGTGNPMDDCWRCDPNWQRHRKRLAECAIGFGRNAVGGRDGRFYIVTNPNDDDAVNPKPGTLRHAVIQDKPLWIVFKRDMVITLKQELIMNSFKTIDARGVNVHIANGACITIQYVTNIIIHGLHIHDCKQTGNAMVRSSPSHYGWRTIADGDGISLFGASHVWIDHNSLSNCADGLIDAIMGSTAITISNNLFTHHNEVMLLGHSDSYVRDKVMQVTVAYNHFGEGLVQRMPRCRHGYFHVVNNDYTHWEMYAIGGSANPTINSQGNRFLAPANPNAKEVTKRVVTTGKWKKWNWRSDGDLMLNGAYFIPSGAGAGGSYAKASSLSAKPSSAVATLTSGAGALICRRGRQC encoded by the exons ATGGCGGCCTCTCTGAAATTGTTCGCGCTCTGCTCATTGCTACTTCTTGCAATTGTTGTCTCCATCAATGCCGTTTCTAG TGAAGTAGAGAAACATGAATTGCAGAGCTTAGTAAGCAACTCAACAATTGCTGACAG GACAAGCGAAAACCTTGATATGAACAAGAATGGTGATGCTGTTGATGATCCAGAAATGGTGGCTTCCATGGTTGGCAT GAGCATTCGTAATGGTACAGAAAGGAGGAAGTTAGGCTACTTTTCATGCGGCACCGGAAACCCTATGGACGATTGCTGGCGGTGCGACCCCAACTGGCAGCGCCACCGCAAGCGTCTAGCTGAATGTGCTATCGGATTTGGACGCAACGCCGTTGGCGGCCGTGACGGGAGGTTCTACATCGTCACAAACCCTAACGACGACGACGCCGTCAACCCCAAACCAGGAACTCTACGACACGCTGTCATCCAAGACAAacctttatggattgtattcaAGAGAGACATGGTTATTACCCTAAAACAAGAACTAATCATGAACAGTTTCAAAACAATCGACGCTCGTGGCGTTAACGTCCATATCGCAAACGGCGCGTGTATCACAATCCAGTACGTCACAAACATCATCATACACGGTCTTCACATCCACGACTGCAAACAGACCGGAAACGCCATGGTTCGAAGCTCCCCGTCGCATTACGGTTGGCGAACGATAGCAGACGGCGATGGGATTTCGCTATTTGGCGCTAGTCATGTCTGGATCGACCACAACTCGTTATCGAACTGTGCTGATGGGTTAATCGATGCTATCATGGGTTCAACTGCAATTACAATTTCTAATAATTTATTCACCCACCACAACGAGGTCATGTTACTGGGTCACAGTGACTCGTACGTCCGTGACAAGGTTATGCAGGTGACTGTTGCTTACAACCATTTCGGTGAAGGCCTTGTTCAGAGAATGCCAAG GTGTAGGCATGGGTATTTCCATGTTGTAAATAACGACTACACACATTGGGAAATGTATGCTATCGGCGGAAGTGCAAACCCCACAATTAACAGTCAAGGAAACAGATTCCTCGCTCCGGCTAACCCTAATGCCAAAGAG GTGACAAAGAGAGTGGTAACGACCGGAAAATGGAAGAAATGGAATTGGAGATCGGACGGAGACTTAATGTTGAACGGAGCATATTTTATACCATCGGGTGCCGGAGCAGGGGGGAGTTACGCAAAGGCGTCAAGTTTAAGTGCTAAACCGTCTTCAGCGGTGGCCACTCTTACCTCAGGCGCCGGTGCACTTATCTGCCGGCGAGGTAGACAGTGTTAG